TCTGTGCGTTCAGGGCGCCGAAGGCCATCCGCATTGACATTACGGGAAAACTGCCGAAAGGCGTGTTCGCGAAAGACGTGATCCTCGAGGTGATCCGCACGCTCACGGTGAACGGCGCCACCGACCGCGTGATCGAGTTTGCCGGCCCGGTGGTTGACGCAATGATCATGGACGAGCGCATGACGCTGTGCAACATGGCGGTGGAGGCGGGCGCCACGAGCGGCATCTGCATGCCGGACAGGCAGACCGTCGACTATCTGTGGCCGTTCATTTCGAAACAGTACCGCAACAGCAAAGCGGCCGCGCTCGCCGATTTTATAAAATGGCATTCCGACCCGGACGCGGTTTACGAAAAAAGAATCACGCTCAACGTGTCGAGGCTCGAACCGGTTGCCACGGTAGGGTACAAGCCCGACCAGGTGAAAAAGCTCAAGGAGCTCTCCGATGTCAAGATCGACCAGGTGTACATCGGCTCGTGCACCAACGGTAGGCTGTCGGACCTGCGCGCCGCCGCGTCCGTAGTAAAAGGCACGCGGCTCGCGCCCGGCGTGCGCGGCATTTTAAGCCCGGCGACGCGCGACATTTTCGCCAAGGCCATGAAGCTTGGAATCATCAAGACGTTCATGGACGCCGGCTACTGCGTGACCAACCCGACCTGCGGGGCGTGCCTTGGCATGAGCAACGGCGTTCTCGCCGAGGGCGAGGTGTGCGCGTCAACCACGAACCGGAATTTTTACGGCCGCATGGGAAAGGGCGGCATGGTGCACCTGATGAGCCCGGCAAGCGCGGCGGCGAGCGGGATCACGGGAAAATTGACTGATCCCAGAAAATTTATCAAGGAAAGGAAGTAACCATGAAAACTTTTGGTGGACCGGTATTATTCCTGGACAGATCAGATATAAATACTGATGAGATAATTCCTGCAAAATATTTAAACGAAGTGACCAAAGAGGCTCTAGGCCCTCACCTGCTCGAAGACCTGAAGCTCGAAGGGTTTGATCCGAAAAAACTGGCGTCAAAAAATTGCCGTGTCATTATTGCACGCGCTAATTTCGGGTGCGGCTCGTCGCGCGAGCATGCGCCGTGGGCGCTCGAGGTGAACGGCATCACCGCGGTGGTCGCCGAGAGTTTCGCCCGCATCTTCCGGCAGAACATGTTCAACTGCGGCATGCTGGCCATCGAGCTGCCGAAAGCAGAACTCGACGGCCTTTTCGCGGACTGCGATAAAAACGGCACCATGTGCGACGTTGACCTTTCGGAGAAAACCATGATTTTCTCATGGGCCCGCGACAAGAGCCGCTCGGTGAGCTTTTCACTCAACCCGTTTGACGAGGCGCTGGTAAAGGCCGGCGGGTGGGTAGAGTTTGCGGATGCGAAGTATTAATTTCGGGTATTATTGATGATCCCAAGGGCAAGCCAATCCTGGCTTGCCCTTTTTTTCCCCGCCATTCATCATCCCCTGTAACATTCCCCTCCCTCACAGCGTTATAACTTATGAAGAGGAGAAAAGGTCTTTACTGAACCTTGACACACATCCTGGCCAGTAAAGACCGCCCAAGTGCAAAGGAGGCACCTATGAGTGCAGATAAAAGAGTGCTCGACGGCTCGCCGCGGGTTGATAGTGACGATGAAGAGCAGGAGCCGGAACCCGGCAGGATAATTCCGCTCAAAGATTTCCTGGAAAAATTAAAAGGCCGCAAGGACATATTCACCATTGACAAGGAATCGCGGCTGTCCAGGATTGAGACCGCGTGCCTCGCGCTTGCCTTTATCACCGGCGCCGTGTTCGCAACGATCCACGTGGTGCGCGTGCCGCCGGATTTCATCGGCCCTGCTTTTAAGACCGGTGATCAGGGAACCGTCATTGTTTCACCGCAGGTGGTTGAGCTTACGCCCACCAGCTACTTTACCAGCATGCCCAAGCCGCCCGCGAAAATAAAAGTATTAAAACCAACCGGTAAATACTATGGAAACGGGCAGCCTCATGGCGGCGTGGGAAGCCCTGCCTCCCGCATAGCGCGCATGAAGGCGTTCTGGATGAAGGCGAACCGCCTGATAGGAGTTGCTTCAACGGGCGTTGACCAGGGTGGAGCATCAACCGGCATTGACAAGGGCATTGATGTATGCCTTGTCGGCAAGAGGCCGCTTAAGAACGGCGGAGGACCTGGAACTGGGCGGCGGCTCGAGCCGGGAATCGGCGTAGGCACCGGAATAGGCCCGAGCGGTGTGCAGCCCGGCGTCGGTACCGGCCTTGACGACCCGCTTGCCAACCTCCTTGCACCCGACGGCGCGCCGCTGGACCCCAAGCCGAGGCAGCACGACAACGCTCTTGACAGAATCAACAAAGCTGCAAATGAGATCAACCATGCCATTCTCACCGGCGGAAGAACCAAGTCGAGCATCCTGCACACGGTCCAGGAAAACCTCATTACCATCAGGTATGCATACAACAAATGGCTGCGCCAGCATCCCAACACGGCGGGAAAAATCACGGTGAAGTTCGCGATCGACGAATTCGGCAACGTGATCTTCTGCGACGTGCTCACCGCGACCCTGCAGGGTTCCGATCTGTCGGACCAGGTGATCGCCATTGTCAAGAAGTGGAACTTCGGTAAGATAGACAAGCCGGGGGACATAACAGAGGCTGTTTATCCTCTGGTGTTTTCAATGTGAAGTTGGATGTCGGAAGTTTGAAGTTGAATGTTGAAAGCAAAATGCATATCAAAGAATAGAAATACGGAGGATAAACAAATGCGAGCAGGCAGGACTGGAGGCCGCGCTGAAGCGCGGTGCTGCCCGGCGCCCCGCGAAGCGGCCTCGCGCCGTGGCAGCCCGAGGGCAAGCCCGAGACCGGAAGGAGGGCCGACCCCACGCCGAGCTTTTGCGAGGCGGAGGGAAACGCCATTTTATTTTTAATTGACATAATCAGTTTCCCTTTAGTAAAATCTGATATTCATGAACAACGAAGCCTTCAACGCCTTGTACAGCATCCACGCCAAAAGCCTGTACAACTATATTCTATGGATGACCAGGAACACCGAGGCGAGCAAGGACATCCTCCAGACCATTTTCATACGGCTGTGGAAAAGCGATTCGGCGCCGGATGACGAGGTTGGCATCAGGCGCTGGCTGTACACCATGGCCAAGAACGCCTGCTACGACACGTTCCGCGCTCATTCGCGCTTTTCTCGGTTGCGCGCGCATTACACCGCCGATTTCCAGAGCACCGACACCGACCCGCACGACGGATTTTTCTGGGACATGCTCGAGGAGCTTTCTGAAACCGAGCGGTGCATATTGTATCTTCATCTCAAGGCCGGGTATTCGTATGCCGAGATAGGCCGCATCGTGGACCTCACCGAAAGCAACGTGCGCGTGAAGATGTGCCGGGCGATCAAGCGGCTGAGGGACGTATGCGCAAGGAGCAAGACGCATGGATAGCAAGCAGGTGCATGTGCCGGACGAAGAGGCGCTCATCGAGAAGGTGATGTCCGGCAAGACCGACGAGCTTCTCCCCCACCTCCGGGAATGCCCGGACTGCGCCCGCTTTGTCAAGGAAATCCAGGAGGTCAAGACCGGCCTCTCGTCCATCGAGGACGAGGAACCGCCGCCGCTGCGCCTTGACAAAGCAAAAAAGAAGTCACCGCTCCCGCTTGTCACACCGTGGATACAGGACCTACCGCACGAATGGTACCGGAATCCGTTTATTTTGAGTTTCGGTTTTCTTATGGTGGTATTGGTTCTGTATGTGTTGGTAGTTTTTGTTTTTAAATGAAAAATATCCGGGCGAGAGGTCGCGCCGGGGGCGGCCGCAGGCCGTCGCTGAAAGCGCGGTGCTGCCCGGACGCCGCCGCGAAGCGGCCTCGCGCCGTGGCAGCCCGAGCCGTAGGCGAGACCGGAGGGACGACCCTTGTGACCCTTGGAAATCCCTGACGAGGGAGAAGTGCCCGAAGGGGTAGAACCGGTGCCGTGACCGGCAGGCGCCATGATTATTTAGGTAGTTATGAAACAGGCCGGACTTCCCCCGCCAGAATTTTTACATATTTAATAATAATTTCTATTCATTACCCGTTGTCTCACTCCCCCGGCCATTATATACTTTAACTATTATGAAGCGCCATTCCATCGCCTTTCTCATCCATCCGTTTAAAAATTCCCTGATCCCAAAAAACAAGTTCAGGGAGGCGGTGAACGCGTTTGCCGAGACGGTGATCGAGATCGGCTCCGCATACCAGAACATCAGGCTCAACCTCGTGATGCCCGGCTATTTTCTCGAGGCGATTGACCCTATGCTTCTTTTACAGCTGCGTGAGATGCACAAGAAAGGCTCCATCGAATGGTTGACAACAGGGTATACCGAGCCGTTTTTGAGCTTTTCGCCGCAGTGGCTCCTCAACGAAAACCTCAAGCACGGCATGACCTTGTTCCAAGAATACGCGGGTACCCGGCCGACCGGCTTTGTGCCGCCCTTTTCGAATTGGGAGCCATCGTACATCGACACGCTGGCCGAAAACGGCATCCAGCACATCGTGCTGTCGCGCTCCCTGCTCGCAAGCCAGTACCGGCCGCGGCTCGGCTACTGGATCACCGAGTTCGCCGGCTCCGCGACCGTGCTGTTCCCGGTGCATTCGGTGTATCCATCGGCCGTGGCGCGGAACATGGAGGCGTGGATTCAGGAGCAGTTCAGCGCCGACACCAGCGACATTGCGCCTGTCAAGCTTTTATGCATAGACTTCCTGTGCCCGCTCCTGTCGCAGGACGTGAACATCGCCCAGGACGGGCTCAAGCAGACCGCCGCAGCGTTCGAGAGGCTGCTGCTTACCTATCAGCCGATCCGCTTCACGGAATTCCTTTCGTCGAACCCTCCGCTGGGGCTCATGTACCTTCCGCAGAGCCTGGTGATCCGGCGCGACGACGCCGACCCCGCGCCGCATTTCCTCAACTACCTGCATTCGTTCGACCAGATCGGCATCGTGCAGCGCAAGCTCATGGACATCGCCGACGCCATCGAGCTCCGCAAGGACGCCAAGCACACCGAGCCGGTGCGCAAGACGCTCTTCTTTGTCCAGGACATCAACCGATACCTTCCCTCCACCACGAGCGGTTTCACGCGGCTGCGCGACCGCATGTGGTGCTTTGACCGGCTCATCGAGCTCGAGCGCGCGCTGCGGGAGCGCGACGACATCGCCGGCGGCCAAATCCGCATCGCCGACTTTTTGCGCAACGGCGGCAAATGCATCATCATGACAAACAAGAATATTGCCGTGTACCTCGACCATAAGAACGGCGGCGGCGTGTTCGAGCTGGACTTCAGGCGCAGGCGCGTGAACGTGTGCGCGGGCTATAACCCGTCGCGCCACGCGCTGCCCATGGTGATCGAGCCCGGGCTTTCCTACACGCTTTTCGTGGACCGCTTCGTGGACGCCGCGACCCAGGCCGAGCAGTACCGGTCGAGGAACGCGGCCGAGCTCGGCGATTTTTATTCCGGCGCCTACGATTACAAGATCAAGAAGACCGACGCGAGCATCAAGGCCTCCCTGTACCGGCAGGGTTCGCTGCTGCAGGGCGACAAGAACTGCCCGCTTTCCATGGAAAAGGTGCTGGGCCTTGAAAAAGACCAGCCCGCGCTCCCGTTTGTCTATCAGATCACCAACAATTCGCTCACGCCCTATTTATTCAGGATCGCCGTCGAGCTCACGTTTTCCCTGCCCGGCATCGCGGACAACACCGCGTACCTCATGTACGGAAAAGAAAAACGCGCCGCGCTCAAGGACGGCCTGGCCGAGCTTTCACAGGTGTCGCAATGGCTGCTGTGCGACCCGGCGTGCGGGGTGATGATTCACTGCACGCTGCAGAAGCCCGTGGACGTCTGGTGCTTTCCCGCGGTGCCGCCCGGCGTCGACCCGCAGCAGGCCGAGGCCATCACCCTCGTGCTCACCGCGCCGGTCACGCTTGACGGAAGCGGAATGTGGTCGCTTCTCGGCAAGCTGCGGTTCAGGCGCATGGCCCTTACAAGGAAACCCGCCGATGAGATCTGAGGCGCTCGATATCACGTTGGAGGGCAGGGGACGCACCCTCTGGCTGTTTCTGTCCGGCCCGTTCCACCAGGAGCAGGTGCCAAGCATGCGCGAGAAAATCGCCGGCCTCATCGACGACGGCAACCGGCATCTCGTGATAGACCTCGAAAACGTTATTGACATAGACGAATCGGCGACGCAGATGTTCCTTTCCCTGCTCAACATGATGCGCAGCAAGGGCGGCGACATCTGGTTCATTTTCAAAAACGAGAACGTGTCCAAGGCGTTCGGGCCGTTCAAGACCATTTTTCCGGTGTATCCCGACGCGCAGTCGCTTCCGGCCGGCGGGTTTCTGTCGTCGCTGCGCCGCAGCAGCAGGATGCTCTCACGGAAAACCGGGATACGGCTGTCGCGGCCCATCGCCCTCACCCTGCTGGTCACGCTGTTCGGGTGGATCCTTACCCTCATGGTCATCATCTATGTCCAGAGCCAGCAGATCCACCGGCAGGAGACGCAGATCAGAACATTGACTGAATGGAACAGCGCCGCCGGCGCGGAACTCAAGGAGCTCCGCGAGCGCATCAAGCCGCTCGAGCAGCTCGGCGTCCTCAAGGACAGCGCGCCCAAGAAAAAGCCATGAGCACCACGCCTTCAGCGCAGGCACTGCGCCTCGGCCTTCTTGTCCACGGGAACAAGATCTGGATCTCCGAGTTTCTCAGCATTTTCCTTGTGTCAAGCGTCCTGCTCGTGTTCTTCGCCCTCACCCTGCTCATCATCATCAATGAGACGCTGCTCCACGCAAACGAGCAGCGCATCGCCACGCTGTCGTCGCAGAAGCAGGCCATGGTAAAAATGCTCGCCGACGTTTCGTCCACCGTGAAAATCATGGAGTCCATGCGCGCCGTCCTGGGCGCCAGGGTGCCTTCCCAGACCTGCGCCCAGCTCGCCGGCCTCGTCAAGGAGAGCAGTTCCGCCTTCGGCTACGATCCGCTGCTGCTGCTCGCCGTGATCGAGGTGGAGAGCAAGTTTTCGGCGCGCGCATCGGGAAAGTACAGAAGCGGCATCGCAAGCGGCGCGTTCGGTCTCATGCAGCTCAAGCTCGAGACGGCGCAGGAAATCGCGGCGAGCCTCGGCATGAAGGTGAGCAGCGCCCGCGACCTGTACCGGCCCGAGGTGAACGTGGCCCTCGGCGTGGCATACCTCACGCAGCTCATTGCCCAGTTCAAAAGCTTCAAGCTCGGACTGCTGGCCTACAACCAGGGCCCGGGCGTGATCCTCGAGCAGCTCGCCTCCCAGCAACCGCTGTCGATTGACTATTACCACAGGGTGTTGAGAAAGTATTACAAGTTCAGGGCGGTGACGGACAGTCTGGAACTGGCGGGGATTAATAATAAATAAATAAAATGGGCGTTTCCCGAGATCAGGACGTTAGTTTCCCGCCCTGATCTCGGGTCGGCCCTCACTCCGGTCTCGGGCTCGCCCTCGGGCCGTGGCAGCGCCGCGCGCAGACATTTTCTACCGCGAATTCTTTCCCCCTTATCAAGGTGGATACCGCCGGAGGCGGAGGGGGATGGTCCAAGAGGGTTGAGTTGCGAAGGGGCGACGCCTCGCGAGCGTAATGCGAGCGACCTCGCGCGCCCCCTTTGCTGGAGGGGGTGTGCCCCCGGATTACCCCCGCCTTCCTGGTGTACATTTCCATTTTAGCAAGGAAGGCGGCGGAAGCCGGGGCCCGGGGGAAACGCGAAGCGGTGCCCCCACCAAACTATTAATTTCTCACATTGACAATTTCAACAATAACTTTCATTACACAGATCCCCATTGCAACCGGCAATATCCCGAACAGAGGCACCAACACCGTCGAACACAGCGCCATCCCCATTGCCCCGCCGAAAACATCGGCGGCGTAGAGCGGCCCGATGCCGGTTGACTGGCGCGACACGATCTGGCCGCCGCCGAGAACGCCCATGCCCGCGTGAAGGAGATAAAACAGAAACGCGGGCGGGCAGGGAATGGCCCACAACAGCGCAAGGCTTCCGGCACAGTACAGGCCTATTGCCGAATCGGAAAACGGGAGTTTCTTGACGAGCGCGCCGAGTGCGAAGCCGGCGGTGAGCGCGACGAGCAGCAGGGAGACGCGCGAATATAGCGCGCCGTAGGTCGCCTGGTACATGAGCAGAAGGCTTACGGAATACAGGCCGATCGCGAGCCCGCTCGTCGCTACCGAAAGCCCTTCACGCGTTTTGGGGAGAAACCAGATGACCGCAGCGCATACTACAAAAAGAAAGACCGCAAGGAGCACGACGCTGTTCTTGAAGAGCTCCAGCCAGGTCTGCAGGCCCAGAAACAGCGTTAAAGGCCGGTCCTTGGTGTTGATCAATTCGTTTGACGGCTTTTTGTTAGCCTCGGCCAGCCGTTCTTCAGACAGGCCCGGGATAATCGTTGATGAGAGGTACTCGGTGCCAACAGGCACCTTCCATGTTTTTGCGAGGGACGCATCCGACGCCATGAAGGTATATCCTTCGCCGGGAAACACCAGCACGTTTTTAAACACGGCGCCGAGAGTGGCATGCAAGGCGTCATACATTTTCTTTTCCGGAGGGCTCATATAATTTTCGGAAAACGCCAGGGTGAAGGTCACGATGCCGGAATCAGCCAACAGTGACTTGACATGGCGGAAAAACGATTCCGTATAAAACCGGTTTTCCACGGCGCTGCGCGGAACGCCCGCCCCGATGAACACGATGCCGAACTTCTCCGCCGGTAAAAATGTCTCGGGCGATACAAGAAGGCTTCCCTTGCGCGCAAGCTTTGGCTCCGTCTCGATGTCGGTCACCGCAAGGCTTGAATACTTGGCCAGCTCGGCGCAATGCCCCCGGTCAAGGATCACGAGTGCTTGTT
This genomic interval from Chitinivibrionales bacterium contains the following:
- a CDS encoding alpha-amylase/4-alpha-glucanotransferase domain-containing protein, which produces MKRHSIAFLIHPFKNSLIPKNKFREAVNAFAETVIEIGSAYQNIRLNLVMPGYFLEAIDPMLLLQLREMHKKGSIEWLTTGYTEPFLSFSPQWLLNENLKHGMTLFQEYAGTRPTGFVPPFSNWEPSYIDTLAENGIQHIVLSRSLLASQYRPRLGYWITEFAGSATVLFPVHSVYPSAVARNMEAWIQEQFSADTSDIAPVKLLCIDFLCPLLSQDVNIAQDGLKQTAAAFERLLLTYQPIRFTEFLSSNPPLGLMYLPQSLVIRRDDADPAPHFLNYLHSFDQIGIVQRKLMDIADAIELRKDAKHTEPVRKTLFFVQDINRYLPSTTSGFTRLRDRMWCFDRLIELERALRERDDIAGGQIRIADFLRNGGKCIIMTNKNIAVYLDHKNGGGVFELDFRRRRVNVCAGYNPSRHALPMVIEPGLSYTLFVDRFVDAATQAEQYRSRNAAELGDFYSGAYDYKIKKTDASIKASLYRQGSLLQGDKNCPLSMEKVLGLEKDQPALPFVYQITNNSLTPYLFRIAVELTFSLPGIADNTAYLMYGKEKRAALKDGLAELSQVSQWLLCDPACGVMIHCTLQKPVDVWCFPAVPPGVDPQQAEAITLVLTAPVTLDGSGMWSLLGKLRFRRMALTRKPADEI
- a CDS encoding AgmX/PglI C-terminal domain-containing protein; the protein is MSADKRVLDGSPRVDSDDEEQEPEPGRIIPLKDFLEKLKGRKDIFTIDKESRLSRIETACLALAFITGAVFATIHVVRVPPDFIGPAFKTGDQGTVIVSPQVVELTPTSYFTSMPKPPAKIKVLKPTGKYYGNGQPHGGVGSPASRIARMKAFWMKANRLIGVASTGVDQGGASTGIDKGIDVCLVGKRPLKNGGGPGTGRRLEPGIGVGTGIGPSGVQPGVGTGLDDPLANLLAPDGAPLDPKPRQHDNALDRINKAANEINHAILTGGRTKSSILHTVQENLITIRYAYNKWLRQHPNTAGKITVKFAIDEFGNVIFCDVLTATLQGSDLSDQVIAIVKKWNFGKIDKPGDITEAVYPLVFSM
- a CDS encoding STAS domain-containing protein translates to MRSEALDITLEGRGRTLWLFLSGPFHQEQVPSMREKIAGLIDDGNRHLVIDLENVIDIDESATQMFLSLLNMMRSKGGDIWFIFKNENVSKAFGPFKTIFPVYPDAQSLPAGGFLSSLRRSSRMLSRKTGIRLSRPIALTLLVTLFGWILTLMVIIYVQSQQIHRQETQIRTLTEWNSAAGAELKELRERIKPLEQLGVLKDSAPKKKP
- a CDS encoding transglycosylase SLT domain-containing protein is translated as MSTTPSAQALRLGLLVHGNKIWISEFLSIFLVSSVLLVFFALTLLIIINETLLHANEQRIATLSSQKQAMVKMLADVSSTVKIMESMRAVLGARVPSQTCAQLAGLVKESSSAFGYDPLLLLAVIEVESKFSARASGKYRSGIASGAFGLMQLKLETAQEIAASLGMKVSSARDLYRPEVNVALGVAYLTQLIAQFKSFKLGLLAYNQGPGVILEQLASQQPLSIDYYHRVLRKYYKFRAVTDSLELAGINNK
- a CDS encoding sigma-70 family RNA polymerase sigma factor, giving the protein MNNEAFNALYSIHAKSLYNYILWMTRNTEASKDILQTIFIRLWKSDSAPDDEVGIRRWLYTMAKNACYDTFRAHSRFSRLRAHYTADFQSTDTDPHDGFFWDMLEELSETERCILYLHLKAGYSYAEIGRIVDLTESNVRVKMCRAIKRLRDVCARSKTHG
- a CDS encoding 3-isopropylmalate dehydratase large subunit — protein: MGKTITEKIFDAHVKDEPFPGTTVLAIDVVMCHEITTPIAIMDLVARGKDRVFDASKIKAVIDHVTPPKDSKSATQAKTLRDWAARHKIRDFFDIGYNGVCHALFPEKGFIRPGNTVIMGDSHTCTHGAFGAFAAGVGTTDLEVGILKGVCAFRAPKAIRIDITGKLPKGVFAKDVILEVIRTLTVNGATDRVIEFAGPVVDAMIMDERMTLCNMAVEAGATSGICMPDRQTVDYLWPFISKQYRNSKAAALADFIKWHSDPDAVYEKRITLNVSRLEPVATVGYKPDQVKKLKELSDVKIDQVYIGSCTNGRLSDLRAAASVVKGTRLAPGVRGILSPATRDIFAKAMKLGIIKTFMDAGYCVTNPTCGACLGMSNGVLAEGEVCASTTNRNFYGRMGKGGMVHLMSPASAAASGITGKLTDPRKFIKERK